A stretch of Sulfurimonas xiamenensis DNA encodes these proteins:
- the nrfD gene encoding NrfD/PsrC family molybdoenzyme membrane anchor subunit yields the protein MAHEILAATNAVVTLDVAIPGIVWPWLVTVNMWAKSIGTGVILMLFMLLRMYPEQAGKLRMHTAIVAFVFINIFLLFTLADLHQPLRMWHIFVYSHWTSAITVGAWMATVFLGLLTLLIFFAYNKSYATYDKVLLWTTVLAIPVTLYTAGLMAQCTARELWQMPTESAQMILAALLSGSAFMILMGGNKLNEEAKNTLGVVLGLSALMAFIIYMAEYIFGPMKAEEIAAVVEYIKDDGPYTVMFWLGQWIAYLLPMLFILLSRASKSEIILKFAAILALVGLAIVKHVWLIIPQLLPMS from the coding sequence ATGGCACATGAAATTTTAGCAGCAACAAACGCTGTAGTTACTTTAGATGTAGCAATACCGGGGATAGTATGGCCTTGGCTGGTTACGGTTAATATGTGGGCTAAAAGTATTGGAACGGGTGTTATCCTAATGCTTTTTATGCTTCTAAGAATGTATCCTGAACAAGCGGGAAAACTTCGAATGCATACTGCAATTGTTGCTTTTGTATTTATTAATATTTTTCTGCTTTTCACACTAGCTGACTTACATCAACCGCTTAGAATGTGGCATATATTTGTTTATTCTCACTGGACTTCTGCAATTACAGTAGGTGCATGGATGGCTACTGTTTTCTTGGGTCTTTTAACACTTCTTATATTTTTTGCATACAACAAAAGTTATGCGACATATGACAAAGTGTTGTTATGGACTACAGTTTTAGCTATTCCTGTAACGCTATATACTGCCGGTTTAATGGCTCAGTGTACGGCAAGGGAATTATGGCAGATGCCGACTGAATCAGCTCAAATGATTTTAGCTGCTCTTCTTTCAGGTTCAGCCTTTATGATTTTGATGGGTGGAAATAAACTAAATGAAGAAGCGAAAAACACTTTAGGTGTAGTTCTTGGACTTAGTGCATTGATGGCGTTTATAATCTATATGGCAGAGTATATATTCGGTCCAATGAAAGCAGAAGAGATAGCAGCTGTTGTTGAATATATTAAAGATGATGGACCGTACACTGTTATGTTCTGGCTGGGTCAATGGATAGCTTATCTTTTACCGATGCTTTTCATTCTCTTAAGCAGAGCCAGCAAAAGTGAAATTATTTTAAAATTTGCAGCTATTTTAGCATTAGTTGGTTTAGCTATAGTAAAACATGTGTGGTTAATTATTCCACAATTATTACCAATGAGTTAG